In Dethiosulfovibrio faecalis, the genomic stretch AGCAAGGCTGAGACGCGGGTTGTTGGGGTTGTCGTTGGTGCTGGTTTTCGCCGCGGTGGCGGTGGCGGCCCAGGGAAGTCTGTTGGACGAGATCGTCCAGAGGGGTGAGCTTAGAGTCGGTATGACGGGCGACTACAAGCCCTTTACCTACAGGGACGGAGACGACTGGTCCGGTATCGACGTGGACATGGCCCGCTCTCTGGCGAAGACTCTGGGGGTGAAGGCCGTCATAGTTCCCACCACCTGGAAGGCCATCACGGACGATCTGATGGAGGGAAAGTACGATATCGCCATGGGAGGCGTGTCGGTCAAGATGGACCGTCAGAGAAGAGGGCTCTTCTCCATTCCCTATTTCATAACGGGCAAGACCCCCATAACCAGGGCGGAGAACGTGGACCGTTTCCAGACACTGGAGCAGATCGATCGACCGGAGGTTACGGTGATAGTCAACCCCGGCGGCACCAACGAAAGGTTCGCCAGGGCCCACCTGAAGAAGGCTAAGATAATGGTCTACGACGACAACGTGACCATCTTCGATAAAATAGTGGACGGCACTGCGGACCTCATGATGACCGACGGGGTGGAGACTTTGCTGCAGCAGAAGCTCCGTCCGGAG encodes the following:
- a CDS encoding transporter substrate-binding domain-containing protein, whose amino-acid sequence is MRARLRRGLLGLSLVLVFAAVAVAAQGSLLDEIVQRGELRVGMTGDYKPFTYRDGDDWSGIDVDMARSLAKTLGVKAVIVPTTWKAITDDLMEGKYDIAMGGVSVKMDRQRRGLFSIPYFITGKTPITRAENVDRFQTLEQIDRPEVTVIVNPGGTNERFARAHLKKAKIMVYDDNVTIFDKIVDGTADLMMTDGVETLLQQKLRPELKAVHPYEPFDRFEKAYLMPRDIIWKEYVDQWLHTAELTGELQAVCDNWLK